TGCTGCTAGAGAAGCCGTCGAAGCTGACGGGGATCTGCAAATTTTGGGAGAAGGACTGGTTGAAATTTGCCAGAACCTCTTACAGAACGATACCTACTGGCAATCCGCAGCCAATGAAGGCGACGTTTTCTGGGATGAAGGTGAAGCGGGAGACTACGTGAATGAATTGTTCACAGACTCTGCTGAGCGCTACTTGAGCGAACCAGACTTCAGCCAAACTCCTCCTGGAAATGAACCCTTATCACTGCCGGTCACGCGCAACTTGATTGTGATGATTACCGTGGCTTACGAGGGGGAAGTTCCCTCACTCGAAGGCGATCTCGCGAATCTTAGTGCGCTCAAAGAAGGTCTAAAAGCCTTAATTAATCTGCACTATCAGGAAAGGCTGCGAGCAATCCAAGTTCACTTTTCTCCAGCGCAGTTGGGTGATGAACTGACAAACGATCAATTGTTGCTGAATTTTCCAGAACTAATTCCCCTTTAATGGCTAATAGATTCCTCATCAAAACTATTCATCAATTTATGTTACGTAGATTGACCATCCTTTTCATGTCCCTGACGTTGTGTTGCACCACGGTAGCTTGTGGTAGCCCCTCAACCACAAGCCAAGTCCCATCTCAGAATCGGGACTTCAAGACAACGACCGCTCAAAGTCGTTTGCCTGACGGACAATATCCAGTCCAGCAGGCAACCTACAATGATGCCGATGGGGAATACACCCTCATGTTGCTCAATACCCCTCCGGGCACACCTGCGGTTTATCGCAGCACAGATTTGCAAATGGCCCGTCTGACAGACGAAGAAATTAAGTCTGGTCAGAAGGGTTATCTGAAAGCAGCGAACGGTCAGGCATCTCTACACATTCCAGAAGACTTCAAAATTGAATACGTTCACAACGTAACTGAAACTCGACCCGACCCTCAAACAGGTCAACCTCAAACGGTGGTCGTGCGTCAGCAGTCAAGCTTCTGGGCACCTTTTGCAGGAGCGTTGGCAGGTCAAGCGGTAGGCAGTTTGTTGTTTACGCCGCGTTACTATATGCCGCCGGTGTATCAACCGGGCGGAATTATGAGAGGTTACGGTGGATACGGCAATACTTATAGCCAAGCGGTTCAGCAATACCAAACCCGCTACCAAGCGCCGCCACCTGCTGTTAGCAATCGTCAAACCTTGCGGACAACCGGGCGCTTAAGATCGCCTTCCTCCAGTCAACCAACCAGCATTCGTCGAGTCCCGCAAAGTGGAAACCGTTCTACTGGGTCGGGTTATGGTTCTAGCACGCTGCGTCGGTCTAACAGATCGACTCCCAGCCGCGCTAATAGAAGCCCCAGCTTTGGCAGCGGAGGACGATCGAGTCCCAGCCGCAGTCGGGGAGCGTTTGGTTCTGGTTCTAGACGACGCCGCTAATTATCGGGAGCATGGGCAGTGCCTTTCTCCTAATGCTCTAAGTGCAGATTGCTGCACTTAGAGCGTCAATGGAACCCCACCCCTAACCCCTCCCCGCAAGCAGGGAGGGGTAATCAGATTGAAGTTTTGGTATTAAGAGTCGAGTAAAACAAAAAACGCCCAACAAAAACTTGAGGGCGTCGATCATCAGGGTGCATCTACTAAATTCAATATACCCTGATGAGGGGTCTGACCCCCCACCCCTCAAAAGATTGTTATAAAACTTCATAATAGGTTTTTAAAAAGCCAAAGATTCTTGCAGTCGGGCGTTATACCCCTTCATTTTATTAACGCCAGCTCCTGCACCGGGCGGTTGAAACAGCACCCCAACAGCAAGTACACAACCGTAATCACATAAACCAAACCTGCCAGGAGCTGGTTACAAAATCTTTGATTTTCAGTTAGTCCGCGTTTTTCGGGCTGGGAATTTTTCGGACTGGGAATGCGATTGCCCCAAAATTCCATTCTGAGTGCTTGGTGCAAGGTGTGAGTTAAACCCTACATCTGTGATTCCTGCTTGCCCTTTTGGGCGTCTACCAGCTTCCGAGAATCGAACAGCATCCGTAGCCCCAAAAACAAAAAACGCCCAACAAAAACTTGAGGGCGTTGATCATCAGGGTGCATCTACTAAATTCAATATACCCTGATGAGGGGTCTGACCCCCCACCCCTAAGAGAGATTGTTACAAAACTTTACATTTTTAAAGAAGTGGGTAGCTGGAAGTACCTACTAGAGGAGTTGAAGGAGGTGCTTGCAAGTCAATCCAGACAAACCGATACCCGTGAAACCTAGCTACAGCCTAGAATAAAGAGATGCCTGATGGGGCAAGAAATACACAGCGATCGCTTCTGTTAGCTTTGTATTCACTGGGCTTTGGATTCACTCTATCTATCCAAATCACCGCTCTCTCAAGCAGTGCGTGCAGATTGAGCTTCGATTGACTGAAAAAAGCGCCCTTCCGATCCCTGGCATTTAGAGCCGTCCTCAATGATTCGTGAACCCAAGATGCCCGACTTTAGAGAAGTCGGGCATCTGAAGGGCTGGCATCTCACAACTAAAATAGGATTTTTCTACCGTAGCTGTTATTCAAGGGAAATTCTCCCAAAACAGTCTCAGCAGTTTCGGTCGTAACAATGCTATATTTGATAGCCGTTATCATTCTGATGGAAACTGATGGAAATTTGTTCCTACAAATAGGCGACTACCTAGGGCGTAAATTCTAAATCCGATCTATACTAATCCCTCAGGTGATCCCCTATTATTTTTGCAGATAAAAGTTTACCCATTAGGGTGATGTGGAAAGGAGGTGAGGAGGGAAACATGGTAATAGCTTGATGTAGTGACCCTAAACTGGGCAACTTGACAACAAGTAGCCTACATATTCGATTTCAAGAGGTTTTGGATATGTCCTTGCTTTTTTTAATCCCTTTAGCAATCTCAGTCGTATCGGCCTTCGTCATCTTTGAGAATTCTCACGATGAAGTTGCCTTGATTGCTGCATCAGCAGCATCTGTCAGCTTGATTCTATGTTTGCTCTTTTTGCCTTGGCAAGTTCAGCTTTTAGTGTTGATGTTTGTCTTAACGATTACTAGACGGGTTTCTGTGCCAAATCAGAGCAAATTTAGGTAAAAAGACGATAAATTTATGCCGCGCTTTCCGATACAGCGAAGTCCAATCCAGTCTCAGTCTAGGTTGTTAGGGCTGGATTTGGTAACGCTGACACTTAACCTCTAGGTGAAAACATCTGATGAACTGCTGGCGTTTGGAACAGCAGCTATCGTTTACAAGTTCTTCAGATACAATCATCAACTCTTAAGAATTTATGGGCTTAGGTAGGGATATCGCTGTTTGCCTTGCCAACCCAAGTATGAAAAGATGCGATCGCTGGAATCTCTACACCCAGCGCTAGAAACTGCCCTTTCTGAAACACCATCTTTACTCATGCGACCTTAACTCATGCAACCTTGTGCTTTTCGCCTCGCTGATTCATCTATGAACTGAGGGGAATGTTTGCAGCCCGTTTTGATTTTGACTGAAGAATATTTAGAATCGCCCAGTCGGGTGAATGCACCCAAAGAATTAGTTGCAACGATAGGAATACAAGCCTCTGTTCTTTCCCAGCAATTTTAGAAACAGAAGCGATCGCCTCTAGTTGAACTGATTTCAAGTTGAACTGATTTCACGAGGTGTTCAAGATGAACGCAATTCCAACTTCTGTGCAGACCGAGACCCAGGACATTCTCGATGCAAGCGTTTATAGATTGAGCTAAAGGAGGAAATGATGAATCCGACAGCAACCATTATTGAGACAGATAAGCGAAAAACTCAGATTCTCAACCCCATTGAACGACCTGAAATTACGCATAGTCTTTCTGAAAATGTCGTTTTGACAACCGTAGACGATTTTTACAACTGGGCACGCCTCTCCAGCCTGTGGCCTATGATGTTTGGGACTGCCTGCTGCTTCATTGAACTGATGGGGATGTTTGCAGCCCGTTTTGATTTTGACAGATTTGGCTTGAAACCTTGGGCAAGTCCTCGTCAAGCTGACTTGATGATTACCGCAGGCACCATCACCATGAAAATGGCTCCAACATTGGTGCGCCTCTACGAACAAATGCCAGAACCCAAGTACGTCATTGCAATGGGTGCTTGCACGATTACCGGCGGAATGTTTAGCGCAGACTCACCAACGGCGGTACGGGGAGTCGATAAGTTGATTCCCGTAGATGTTTATCTGCCGGGTTGTCCTCCCAGACCAGAAGCCGTGATTGATGCGATTATTAAACTGCGTAAGAAAATTGCTAATGATTCGATGCAAGAGCGAGACATCATTGCTCAGACTCATCGATACTACAGCATTCGTCACCAGATGAAGGCAGTTTCGCCAGCCGTGACGGGTGAATATTTAGAATCGCCCAGTCGGGTGAATGCACCCATAGAATTAGTTGCAACGATGGGAATGCAAGCCTCTGTTCTTTCCCAACCGATTTTAGAAACAGAAGCGATCGCCTCTAGTTGAAATTATTTCACGAGGTGTTCAAGATGAACGCAATTCCAACTTCTGTGCCGAGCGAGACACCCGCCACGACCCATGACATTCTCGATGTACAGCAAACACACTGCTGCATTGTCGGTGGAGGGCCTGCGGGGGCTGTCCTAGCACTTCTCCTAGCCCGTCAAGGCATCCCAGTGATGTTGCTGGAGGTACACAAGGATTTCGACCGCGATTTTCGGGGAGACACGCTTCATCCATCGGTGATGGAAATCATGGATGAACTTGGTTTGGCGGATCGCTTGTTGCAGATGCGTCACACAAAGGTTCCCAGTCTTACCTTGATGACAACCGAGGGGCCGATTCGATTTGTTGACCTCAGTCACTTGAAGACGAAGTACCCCTACATCACCATGCTTCCCCAGGTAGATTTCCTGCAATTCATTACTGAAGAAGCGAAACGCTATCCAAATTTTCAGTTGGTGATGGGAGCGAACGTACAGGAGTTGATTGAAGACAATGGGGTCATCCAGGGTGTACGCTACCGGGGACACGGCGGCTGGCATGAAGTCCGATGTCAAGTGACCATTGGCGCAGACGGACGCTTCTCTCGCATCCGCCAATTAGCCGGGATGGAACTGATCAAGACTTCGCCACCAATGGATGTGCTTTGGTTCCGCTTACCTCGCAAAGCAGACGATCCCGAAGAAACAATGGGGCGCGTTGCTGGCGGTCGCCTTTTAGTTTTGCTGAACCGCTTTGATTATTGGCAGGTTGGCTATGTAATTCCCAAGGGTAGCTATCAACAGTTGCGGGAAGCGGGTTTAGAAACTTTGCGTCAGTCTGTAGCTGAGACATCACCCTTGTTTGCAGACCGGATGCAAAAATTACATGATTGGAGCCAAGTGGCGCTGCTTACCGTCGAGTCTAGCCGCGTCAAGCGTTGGTATCGCCCTGGTTTGCTGCTGATTGGCGATGCGGCTCACGTCATGTCGCCAGTTGGAGGAGTTGGTATTAACTACGCGATTCAGGATGCAGTGGTCGCTGCAAATGTGCTGAGTGAGCCGCTGAAAAAAGGACAGTTGCAAGAAAGCGACTTGGCGAAAGTACAGCGCCAGCGGGAGTTGCCGACGCGGATTATCCAAGCCTTTCAGTCTTTGGTTCAGCAACGGGTTATTGCGAGGGCGATTGACTCGACCCAGACATTTAAGCCGCCATTCTTGTTTCGTTTACCGATTTTGCGCGATATCCCGGCGCGTGTAATTGCTTTTGGCGTCTGGCCTGTTCGTATCAAGAAAAGCTTAGAAGCAACTTAGCTCCAATTCCACCAACTTAAAGACTTGTAGCAAAGTACACAGAGAGAAGAGAATTTCACGTTTTCGACGCTTTTTTCAAAGGCATTAAGGGAATTTTTGCGGACAAGCCGTGAAACGACATTAGCGTGTAAAGGGTGTTAACTGGAAAGCTTGGGTTTTGCCGTTATAAGTACCAATGCCGACAATGACTCCGCGATCGCTAATGTCGGTGGCACTGGTTAAATCCCAACCCGAATTAGCTGGAATCACCTGATTTAGGTCAATCATGCGATCGCTACTGTAAAGAAAGGCGCGGGGGATGCGGCTGGCATTCTCTGCTTCACCGACCACTTGCCCCTGATTGTTGATACTGTGAGCAATGCTGCTTTGTCCCCCCAAAGTTCCGAGGTCGAGCATCTTGCCATTGTTGTAGAGGAAGGCTTGAGGGCGATAATTCGCGGTGTCTGCCACACCAACCACCTGACCTTGGTTGTTAATACTATTAGCAGTGCTGCTTTGTCCCCCTAAAGTTCCAAGGTTCACCATCTTGCCGCCGCTGTAGAGGAAAGCTTTGGGAATGCGATCGCTATTCTCTGCGGAACCAACTACTTGTCCGTTTTCATTGATGTCATTCGCGTAGCTGTTCAACCCCCCAAAGGTACCGAGGTCAATTTTCTTGCCCTCGCTGTACAGGAAGGCGTGCGCCTTCTCATCGCGAGTATCGGCAAATCCAACTATCTGACCTTTCCCATTGATACTTCTGGCATCGCTACTTTTACCGCCAAGGGTGCCGAGGTCGATTGCCTTGCCATTTTTGTAAAAGAAGGCGCGATAACTGTCATCAGTAAAGGTCATCACACCGACAATTTCCCCGTTCTCATTGATACTTGTAGCGGCGTTGTAGCGGCTATCCAGACTATGGATTTCGGTCATGTTGCCATCACCATAGATGAAGGCTTTTTGGGTACTATCGTTCGGGTTAAAAAAGCCAACCACTTGACCGTTGTTATTAATTTTTTTGGCAACGCTGGCACGGCTATTGAGGGTATCAAGATTGGCGATACTGTAGCGTTGACTTACAGGAATTTGTGTTTGGGATTGTTGTGCCTTGCCTGAGGAGTCGAGGGTAACGCGGGCAGCCAGAATCAATCCACCAAGTGCTGTGATAATACCTAAAATAGCGATCGCTTTATTCGTGAAACTCATTATTCCGCGATACCTGAAAAATCCAAGGGAAAGGCAAATATCGGTTGTGCCTGTTCTCCTCGACTAGCGATCGCTCGCGATAGTTGCTAATTCGATCGGAATCCCCCAATCGGATTAGTCATTTCTACTGGTATCCCGCTGCTTGCAACGTGAACAACCGCGCGTAGCGTCCTCCAGCTTTCAATAACTCCTCGTGACTTCCTTGTTCTATCACCTTTCCGGCTTCCAAAACTACAATCTTGTCAGCCATTCGCACCGTCGAGAAGCGGTGAGAAATTAAGAGAACCATTTGATTTTTTGTAACCGTCCGGAAGCGATCAAAAATCATCACTTCCGCCTCTGCGTCCATCGCCGCCGTTGGTTCATCCAATACCAAGATATCTGCTTTCGTTCGCATAAAAGCGCGAGAAAGGGCGATTTTTTGCCACTGACCGCCAGAAAGTTCCGTTCCTCCCTTAAACCATCGTCCTAACTGAGTCTGAAACCCGTCTGGCATCGTTTCGATAAAAGGTTTCGCCATGCCTTTTTCTGAGGCAATTTCCCAGTGTTTTTCGTCTTCTAAGTGGTTGACATCCCCAACGCCCACATTCTCTCCTACCTTGAACTGGTAGCGGACGAAGTTCTGGAAAATCACGCCAATCCGTCGATGCAGCACTTCAATGTCCCATTCCGGCAAATCCAATCCATCGAGTAAGATACGCCCAGAATCGGGGGCATACAATCGAGTTAACAGTTTAATCAGCGTGGTTTTTCCAGAACCGTTCTCTCCGACAATTGCCAGTTTTTCTCCTGGTTTCAAGTGTAACGAGACGCCATTTAAAGCGGGTTGAGGGCTTCCTGGGTAGGTGAAGTAGACATTCTCGAAACGCACCCCATCATTCGGAAGTACACCCTCGGTTGCCATCCCCCAAGTTTTGGGGATGTCTTGTTCTAAAAACTCGTAGAGGTTGGAGAGATACAGGTTGTCTTCATACATTCCCCCAATCGAAGTCAGGGCGGCGGAGAAAGTAGACTGTCCTTGCCGAAACACCATCAAGTACATCGTCATGTCGCCAAGAGAAATCCGACCCGCGATCGCTTCTAGGACAATCCAAGCGTAGGCAAGATAGAAGGCGGCGGTACTCAAACTCCCCAGCAAGTAACCCCAGAATCCTCGCCGTAAGGTTAAATCCCGGTCTTCACCGTACAGTCGAGAGAAGATGTCTTGGTAGCGTTGCAGCAACATCGGCCCCAACTGATACAGTTTCACCTCTTTGGCGTAATCTTCCCGGGCAATCAGTGTTTCCAGGTAGTGTTGTTGGCGGGTTTCCGGCGATCGCCACCGGAACAAGCGAAAAGCTTCCCCAGAAAAGCGCGTTTCGGCGATAAAGGCAGGCAAGGCGGCGATGACTAGGACAGCTACTGCCCAAATGGAGAATTGCAGCAGCAAACCGCCGTAGGTGACAAGGGACAGACCACTCTGAATTAAGCTGAAAGTCCGGCTGACTAGCGATAAGGGACGGCTGGATGCTTCCATCCGCGCCCGATTCATCTTGTCGTAAAACTCGGAATCCTCAAAATGCGTGAGGTTGAGTGTGAGTGCCTTT
This genomic stretch from Coleofasciculus sp. FACHB-1120 harbors:
- a CDS encoding DUF1517 domain-containing protein; translation: MTSWRDRFNQISGKSRFVVCRLFVHLAGAEVAPLLGVLNRAAREAVEADGDLQILGEGLVEICQNLLQNDTYWQSAANEGDVFWDEGEAGDYVNELFTDSAERYLSEPDFSQTPPGNEPLSLPVTRNLIVMITVAYEGEVPSLEGDLANLSALKEGLKALINLHYQERLRAIQVHFSPAQLGDELTNDQLLLNFPELIPL
- the nuoB gene encoding NADH-quinone oxidoreductase subunit NuoB, producing the protein MMNPTATIIETDKRKTQILNPIERPEITHSLSENVVLTTVDDFYNWARLSSLWPMMFGTACCFIELMGMFAARFDFDRFGLKPWASPRQADLMITAGTITMKMAPTLVRLYEQMPEPKYVIAMGACTITGGMFSADSPTAVRGVDKLIPVDVYLPGCPPRPEAVIDAIIKLRKKIANDSMQERDIIAQTHRYYSIRHQMKAVSPAVTGEYLESPSRVNAPIELVATMGMQASVLSQPILETEAIASS
- a CDS encoding FAD-dependent oxidoreductase; translated protein: MNAIPTSVPSETPATTHDILDVQQTHCCIVGGGPAGAVLALLLARQGIPVMLLEVHKDFDRDFRGDTLHPSVMEIMDELGLADRLLQMRHTKVPSLTLMTTEGPIRFVDLSHLKTKYPYITMLPQVDFLQFITEEAKRYPNFQLVMGANVQELIEDNGVIQGVRYRGHGGWHEVRCQVTIGADGRFSRIRQLAGMELIKTSPPMDVLWFRLPRKADDPEETMGRVAGGRLLVLLNRFDYWQVGYVIPKGSYQQLREAGLETLRQSVAETSPLFADRMQKLHDWSQVALLTVESSRVKRWYRPGLLLIGDAAHVMSPVGGVGINYAIQDAVVAANVLSEPLKKGQLQESDLAKVQRQRELPTRIIQAFQSLVQQRVIARAIDSTQTFKPPFLFRLPILRDIPARVIAFGVWPVRIKKSLEAT
- a CDS encoding DUF3466 family protein, whose amino-acid sequence is MSFTNKAIAILGIITALGGLILAARVTLDSSGKAQQSQTQIPVSQRYSIANLDTLNSRASVAKKINNNGQVVGFFNPNDSTQKAFIYGDGNMTEIHSLDSRYNAATSINENGEIVGVMTFTDDSYRAFFYKNGKAIDLGTLGGKSSDARSINGKGQIVGFADTRDEKAHAFLYSEGKKIDLGTFGGLNSYANDINENGQVVGSAENSDRIPKAFLYSGGKMVNLGTLGGQSSTANSINNQGQVVGVADTANYRPQAFLYNNGKMLDLGTLGGQSSIAHSINNQGQVVGEAENASRIPRAFLYSSDRMIDLNQVIPANSGWDLTSATDISDRGVIVGIGTYNGKTQAFQLTPFTR
- a CDS encoding ABC transporter ATP-binding protein; the protein is MSRQKFNLFKLIGQRLRQSLAVFRYSDRAISLVWTTSRILTIVLAAFTLFAGLLPGAVAYVSKLIVDGVVLASQTGLQSDRWTALGYVGLEAIAVLLLAGSQRGLSVCQSLLRVLLGQRVNVLILEKALTLNLTHFEDSEFYDKMNRARMEASSRPLSLVSRTFSLIQSGLSLVTYGGLLLQFSIWAVAVLVIAALPAFIAETRFSGEAFRLFRWRSPETRQQHYLETLIAREDYAKEVKLYQLGPMLLQRYQDIFSRLYGEDRDLTLRRGFWGYLLGSLSTAAFYLAYAWIVLEAIAGRISLGDMTMYLMVFRQGQSTFSAALTSIGGMYEDNLYLSNLYEFLEQDIPKTWGMATEGVLPNDGVRFENVYFTYPGSPQPALNGVSLHLKPGEKLAIVGENGSGKTTLIKLLTRLYAPDSGRILLDGLDLPEWDIEVLHRRIGVIFQNFVRYQFKVGENVGVGDVNHLEDEKHWEIASEKGMAKPFIETMPDGFQTQLGRWFKGGTELSGGQWQKIALSRAFMRTKADILVLDEPTAAMDAEAEVMIFDRFRTVTKNQMVLLISHRFSTVRMADKIVVLEAGKVIEQGSHEELLKAGGRYARLFTLQAAGYQ